In a single window of the Pontibacter russatus genome:
- a CDS encoding helix-turn-helix domain-containing protein: MSSNIRIERVCQQCGNDFIAKTTVTQYCSDNCAKRAYKARQKKTKIEASNEQTKAVKLKPLVELGAKEFLSISETCQLLGLSRWTVWRAIKANELTALKVGRRAILKRANLDKLFEQSQPLVTNKIRSASEQISIDDCYTLSEVQNIYNISEKALHELINRNQIPKQKKGIFAYVPKMEINRILNPTAALSNDKG; the protein is encoded by the coding sequence ATGAGTTCTAACATAAGAATAGAAAGAGTCTGCCAACAATGCGGTAACGACTTTATTGCTAAGACAACAGTAACACAATACTGCAGCGACAACTGTGCAAAACGGGCCTACAAAGCGAGGCAGAAAAAAACAAAGATCGAAGCAAGTAATGAACAGACCAAAGCTGTTAAACTGAAGCCACTTGTAGAACTGGGGGCAAAAGAGTTTTTGAGTATATCAGAAACTTGTCAGCTACTAGGCCTTAGCCGCTGGACTGTTTGGAGAGCTATAAAGGCAAATGAACTAACGGCTCTAAAAGTTGGAAGGCGAGCTATCTTGAAGCGCGCTAATCTTGATAAGCTTTTCGAGCAAAGTCAGCCTTTGGTAACTAACAAAATAAGGTCAGCCAGCGAACAAATCTCAATAGATGATTGCTACACCTTATCAGAGGTGCAAAACATTTACAATATTTCAGAAAAAGCCCTTCATGAGCTTATCAATCGAAACCAAATTCCTAAGCAGAAGAAAGGAATTTTTGCTTATGTACCCAAAATGGAGATTAACCGCATTCTAAACCCAACAGCAGCACTATCAAATGACAAAGGTTAA